A window of Akkermansiaceae bacterium contains these coding sequences:
- the atpC gene encoding ATP synthase F1 subunit epsilon: protein MIHLVIVTREKTYFSDSVEEVYLPGESGELGVLAMHTALMTTLVAGELRYSKDGEVVRVAVGSGFADVTQHKVTVLTDMAVGEHEIDEEAVKKAKERAERALAGIDVNGDHDTDQIARLEVALKQSIAKLKVKNRKYF, encoded by the coding sequence ATGATCCATCTTGTCATTGTCACGCGCGAGAAGACGTACTTCTCAGATTCCGTAGAAGAAGTCTATCTTCCCGGTGAGTCGGGTGAGTTGGGGGTGTTGGCAATGCACACCGCCCTGATGACCACCCTCGTAGCCGGGGAACTTCGATACAGCAAAGACGGTGAGGTTGTTAGGGTTGCGGTAGGTAGTGGTTTTGCCGATGTCACCCAGCACAAGGTGACCGTGTTGACCGACATGGCCGTCGGTGAACACGAGATCGATGAGGAAGCCGTGAAAAAGGCCAAGGAGCGTGCCGAGCGGGCACTCGCGGGCATCGATGTCAATGGTGACCACGATACCGACCAGATAGCGCGTCTGGAGGTGGCACTCAAGCAATCGATCGCCAAGCTCAAGGTCAAAAACCGGAAGTACTTTTAA